The following proteins are co-located in the Maridesulfovibrio sp. genome:
- a CDS encoding HD domain-containing protein, producing the protein MPIPTPEKCEQLLASNNTPEASIIHSRIVRDVARRIGRDLKWLRDRGPNMALITAAALLHDIAKGQPNHAAAGAAIVRENGYDEVADIVAAHNDIEFSGDLPVTEKEIVFIADKLVKGDQMVTVVYMFDHKIESCTDEGLLAKLKQSKEVALRIKTSIEQETGKNLEELAIAED; encoded by the coding sequence ATGCCCATCCCAACCCCAGAAAAATGCGAACAACTCCTCGCCTCCAACAACACACCGGAAGCGAGCATCATCCACTCCCGAATTGTACGCGATGTAGCCCGCCGCATCGGGCGCGACCTGAAATGGCTGCGTGACCGCGGACCGAATATGGCCCTGATCACTGCTGCTGCCCTTCTGCATGACATTGCCAAGGGACAGCCGAACCATGCTGCTGCCGGAGCCGCTATTGTGCGCGAGAACGGCTATGACGAAGTAGCGGACATTGTTGCCGCCCATAACGACATTGAATTTTCCGGCGATCTTCCGGTTACCGAAAAAGAAATCGTCTTTATTGCCGATAAGCTTGTTAAAGGCGATCAGATGGTCACTGTCGTTTATATGTTTGACCATAAAATCGAGTCCTGCACAGATGAAGGACTTCTTGCTAAACTTAAACAAAGCAAGGAAGTTGCCCTGCGCATCAAAACCTCCATTGAACAGGAAACCGGCAAAAACCTTGAAGAGCTTGCCATTGCCGAAGACTAA